One genomic segment of Fusobacterium varium includes these proteins:
- a CDS encoding class I SAM-dependent RNA methyltransferase: MTLIASSTMGLESIVRDECVELGFKNVKTFNGRVEFDGTVRDIPKANIHLRCADRVFVKMGEFKAFTFDELFKNIKKIDWQNYIPENGEFPVSWVSSVKSKLFSKSDIQRITKKAIVEKLKEKYKKEYFYEDGPRYAIKIQAHNDIFIVMIDTSGEGLHKRGYRAIKNEAPIKETMAAALVKLSRWKGGDRPLVDPMCGTGTILIEAAMIARNIAPGANRNFVSEGWSIIPENDWIEVRDEAFSQEDYEKEVKIFGSDIDADTIEIARENIKKAGVEEEITLECKNFLDLEMEERQGCLITNPPYGDRLLDKEAVERLYGLLGDICRMRLPKWSYYIITSYEEFEKAFGKKATKNRKLYNGGIECRYYQYYGEKDGKNNR, from the coding sequence ATAACTTTAATAGCATCAAGTACAATGGGACTTGAAAGTATAGTGAGAGATGAGTGTGTAGAGTTAGGGTTTAAAAATGTAAAGACTTTTAATGGAAGAGTTGAATTTGACGGAACAGTTAGAGATATTCCTAAAGCAAATATACATTTAAGATGTGCAGATAGAGTTTTTGTTAAGATGGGAGAGTTTAAAGCTTTTACATTTGATGAACTGTTTAAAAATATAAAGAAGATAGATTGGCAAAACTATATTCCAGAAAATGGAGAGTTTCCTGTTAGTTGGGTAAGTTCTGTAAAATCGAAACTTTTTTCTAAATCAGATATCCAAAGAATAACTAAGAAAGCTATTGTTGAAAAATTAAAAGAGAAGTATAAGAAAGAGTATTTTTATGAAGATGGACCTCGTTATGCAATAAAAATTCAAGCTCACAATGATATTTTTATTGTTATGATTGATACAAGTGGAGAGGGACTTCATAAGAGAGGATATAGAGCTATAAAAAATGAGGCTCCAATAAAAGAAACTATGGCAGCAGCTCTTGTAAAACTTTCAAGATGGAAAGGTGGAGATAGACCTTTAGTAGATCCAATGTGTGGAACAGGAACTATTCTTATAGAGGCAGCAATGATAGCTAGAAATATTGCTCCTGGGGCAAATAGAAACTTTGTTTCAGAAGGATGGAGTATTATTCCAGAAAATGATTGGATAGAGGTTAGAGATGAAGCTTTTTCACAAGAGGATTATGAAAAAGAGGTAAAAATATTTGGTTCAGATATAGATGCTGATACTATTGAAATTGCTAGAGAGAATATTAAGAAAGCTGGTGTTGAAGAAGAGATAACATTAGAATGTAAAAATTTCTTAGATCTTGAAATGGAAGAGAGACAAGGTTGTCTAATAACTAACCCTCCTTATGGAGATAGATTATTAGATAAAGAAGCAGTTGAGAGATTATATGGACTTTTAGGAGATATTTGTAGAATGAGACTTCCTAAGTGGTCTTACTATATAATCACATCTTATGAAGAGTTTGAAAAGGCTTTTGGTAAAAAAGCTACTAAAAATAGAAAATTATATAATGGTGGAATTGAGTGTCGTTACTA